From the Rhizobium sp. ARZ01 genome, the window GCGCATTGGATGCGCTTCCGGTGCGACAGCCCCACGATTCCCAAAACAACAAAAACGTCTCGATTACAGCCACAGCATGGACCAAGGCAGGAAGCTGGATTGCGTCTTTCCCTTCCACCCAAAGCAAACAGCAGAAGGAGAACAAACGGGACATACAGACCACGCCGTCACAGCAAATCCGAAGGTGGAATGAAGGCAGATAGTGTTGGCGGGTCGCCCGCCACGTGAGCCAGACATCTCCCGTAGGCTTCATTGTAGGAGATTTTAGATGAAGCAGAAGATTGGCATGTGCAGTCTCGTTGCAGCTACTGTTGCTTCCTTTTTCTGGGCTGGTTCTTTCGAGGCCCAGGCCCAGCAATCACGAAAACCCAATATTCTCTTCATCGTATCCGACGACACGGGATACGGCGATCTCGGCCCCTACGGCGGTGGCGAGGGACGCGGGATGCCGACGCCCAACATCGACAGGTTGGCACAGGACGGCATGACGTTCTTTTCGTTCTATGCCCAGCCAAGTTGCACCCCGGGACGTGCGGCCATGCAAACCGGACGCATACCCAACCGCAGCGGCATGACGACGGTCGCTTTCCAGGGACAAGGCGGTGGGCTGCCGGCAGCGGAATGGACGCTCGCCTCGGTGCTTAAGCGCGGCGGCTACCATACGTATTTCACCGGCAAATGGCATCTGGGCGAGGCGGACTATGCGTTGCCGAACGCGCAGGGCTACGACGTGATGAAGTACGCCGGTCTTTATCACCTCAATGCCTATACCTACGGCGACCCGACCTGGTTCCCGGACATGGATCCGGCGCTCAGGGCAATGTTCCAGAAGGTGACCAAGGGGGCCCTATCAGGCAATGCCGGCGGGCCGGTCACTGAAGATTTCAAAATCAACGGCCAGTACGTCGATACGCCGGTGATCGACGGCAAGGAGGGCGTCGTCGGCATCCCCTTCTTCGACGGTTATGTCGAGAAGGCTGCGCTCGAATTCCTCGATACCGCGGCCAAGACGCCGGACGAACCGTTCTACATCAACGTTAACTTCATGAAGGTTCACCAGCCCAACATGCCGGCGCCGGAGTTTGAGCACAAATCGCTGTCGAAGAGCAAATATGCAGACTCGG encodes:
- a CDS encoding arylsulfatase, which produces MKQKIGMCSLVAATVASFFWAGSFEAQAQQSRKPNILFIVSDDTGYGDLGPYGGGEGRGMPTPNIDRLAQDGMTFFSFYAQPSCTPGRAAMQTGRIPNRSGMTTVAFQGQGGGLPAAEWTLASVLKRGGYHTYFTGKWHLGEADYALPNAQGYDVMKYAGLYHLNAYTYGDPTWFPDMDPALRAMFQKVTKGALSGNAGGPVTEDFKINGQYVDTPVIDGKEGVVGIPFFDGYVEKAALEFLDTAAKTPDEPFYINVNFMKVHQPNMPAPEFEHKSLSKSKYADSVVELDTRIGRIMDKLRETGMDRNTLVFYTTDNGAWQDVYPDAGYTPFRGTKGTVREGGNRVPAIAVWPGKIKPDTKNHEVLGGLDLMATFASVGGVPLPDKDREDKPIIFDSYDMTPVLTGSGPSPRKEWFYFTENELTPGAARVGNYKAVFNLRGDDGQPTGGLAVDSNLGWKGAESYVATVPQVFDLWQDPQERYDIFMNNYTERTWTMVTISDAINKLMKTYVEYPPRKLQSESYSGPVTLTNYQRFQWVREQLEKEGVSVAMPTGN